A stretch of the Bordetella genomosp. 8 genome encodes the following:
- a CDS encoding twin transmembrane helix small protein — MRVLVVLAFVGILASLGSALVYLMRDKGTTNRTVNALTVRIGLSVALFLFVLIAHHFGWIESTGIR, encoded by the coding sequence ATGCGCGTCCTAGTTGTCCTGGCCTTCGTCGGCATTCTGGCCAGCCTGGGCTCGGCCCTGGTTTACCTGATGAGGGATAAAGGAACCACCAACAGGACGGTCAACGCCCTGACGGTGCGCATCGGGTTATCGGTCGCCCTGTTCCTGTTCGTGCTGATCGCCCACCACTTCGGCTGGATCGAAAGCACCGGGATTAGATAA
- a CDS encoding SURF1 family protein has product MARAHRTLIALVLLAVMAVLLASLGRWQLRRADERRAILAAIETGRRQPPLLLTPATSTDDLRPWRPVSAQGRWRGAMTVLLDNRNQDGRPGYWVATPLMLEEGSNTAVLVLRGWLPRALPGQPAAVPPSLPDGTRTISGELVQRVPRLFELWNPGGAPSDALPSTWPAATMPTVQNLDLDTYAKATGLSLLPTVVEQLAPSGDGLVRVWPQPSVDFNQNIGYAMQWFGFASIAGIAFLVVAVRAARSARAMRRGRGP; this is encoded by the coding sequence ATGGCTCGCGCGCATCGAACTTTGATCGCCCTGGTGCTGCTGGCCGTCATGGCGGTGTTGCTGGCGTCGCTGGGACGCTGGCAACTGCGCCGCGCCGACGAACGGCGCGCCATCCTCGCCGCCATCGAGACCGGCCGGCGCCAGCCGCCGCTGCTTCTGACGCCGGCGACATCCACCGACGATCTGCGGCCCTGGCGGCCGGTGTCGGCGCAGGGGCGCTGGCGGGGCGCCATGACGGTGCTGCTGGACAATCGCAACCAGGATGGGCGGCCCGGCTATTGGGTCGCCACGCCCCTGATGCTGGAAGAAGGCTCGAACACCGCGGTGCTGGTGCTGCGCGGATGGCTGCCGCGCGCGCTGCCGGGCCAGCCGGCGGCGGTTCCGCCGTCCCTGCCGGATGGCACGCGCACGATCAGTGGAGAGCTCGTGCAGCGGGTGCCGCGCCTGTTCGAGCTATGGAACCCGGGCGGCGCGCCCAGCGATGCCTTGCCAAGCACCTGGCCGGCCGCCACGATGCCCACGGTGCAGAACCTGGACCTGGACACCTATGCCAAGGCCACCGGCCTGAGCCTGCTGCCCACGGTGGTCGAGCAGCTCGCGCCCTCCGGCGATGGCCTGGTGCGCGTATGGCCGCAGCCGTCGGTGGACTTCAACCAGAACATCGGCTATGCCATGCAGTGGTTCGGCTTCGCGAGCATCGCCGGCATCGCCTTCTTGGTGGTGGCGGTCCGCGCCGCGCGATCGGCGCGCGCCATGCGCCGCGGCCGCGGCCCCTGA